TCGCCAGGTCCAGGGACCGGTCCTGCGGGATCCGGTAGGTTTCCAGTATCCGCGGGCCGGTCCGCTCCGCCTGCTCCCGGTCCAGCACGAGCTTCTGGCCCCACTCGTTCTCCAGGACGATGAACGGATCGTCCGCCGCGCCCTCGATCCGCCCGATCAGGTGCTTCAGGTTCCGGACCTTCTCGCCGTTGACCGTTTCGACGGTCCACGACGACACGGTGTGGTAGCCCTCGTTGACATCCGCGGCCAGGACGCGCAGCGCGAGCACGACCTCGTCCTGCTCGGGGGTCACCATGTTGAAGCCCAGGCGGGCCACAAGGTCGCGCGGGGCCTTCTCGTACCAGTTGCCGCCCCACGCCTGCAGCAGGTTGACCGTCAGCGGGCTGAACACGATGCCGCCGTAGATGTAGTAGGTGGGCAGGATGTCGTACTGGTCGAGCGGCACGAGCCAGTCCTGCTCCATGCGGCTGGTCAGCCGGACCTGCACGGGCAGGACCTCCCCGTCCCGCAGGATTTCCAGGTTGGCGGTTTCCTCGAGCTGGTGCTGCTGGATCCAGTAGGACACGCTCGTCCGCTCGCGCGGGCGGTATTCGACCGTCCCGTCGTTGGCGATGGCGTGGCCGTCCACCGAGAGCAGCACGTCGCCCTCGCGCAGGAGGGCCTCCGTCGGCGAGCCGTGGGCGATCCGGACGATCAGGACGCCCGTCCGGTCGTCCGGCAGCTTGTACTTCTTCCGCAGGCCGGGATTCTCCATGTCCTCCAGCATCAGGCCGAGGCTGGGGATCCCGTCGCGCCGCCCGTCCTCCAGATCCCGGAGGAGGTGCTGGATGACGGGGGCGGGGACAAGGTACCCGATGTTGTCGGCCTGCCGCATGGCCTGCATGGCCACGCCCACGATCCGGCCGTCCACGACCGCCGGGCCGCCGCTGTTGCCGGGGTTGATCGCCGCGTCGATCTGGATGGCCAGCAGGTTGCAGGAGCTGTGCGTGTAGTTCTGGTGCTCGATGCGCGAGACCACGCCTTTCGTGATGCTCAACGTGTCGCCGCCCATCGGGAACCCGTAGACCAGCACCTCCTGCTGCGTCCGCGGCAGCTCGCCGAACTCCAGCGGCTCGACCCCCTCGAAGAACGCGGGATCATCCACGGCCAGCAGCGCCAGGTCCGCGTCGTGGGCCACCGCCAGGACGCGGGCGACGTAGCGCCGGGCCTCGCCGTTCCGCCGGACCTGGATGAACGTCTGGTCGCCGACGACGTGCGCGTTGGTCAGGATCCGCTTGCCCGGGATCACGCAGCCCGAGCCGGTGGAGGAGAACGGCCCGCGCATGCTCCACGGGTTGAAGTAGTCCGGCGTGTTGTGCACCGTGTAGATCTTCACGATCGAGTCGCGCACGTCGCGGGCGGCGGCGGAGGCGGCGAGCACGAGGAACAGCAGGAGGCGGAGGCCACGCTTCATGGGGGTCCTTTTCGGGTTTCTGTTTTAGTCCGCGGATCGCGCGTCGGCGTTCATTATGGCGCGCCCGGCGGTTTTTTCCAATGTTTGGAAAAAAATACTGCTTTTTTCCCAAACATTGGAAAAAATGGGCGAAATTTTTCCAATGTTTGGAAAAATCGGCAAAAAAATTTCCAATGCTTGGAAAAACGGGGCGGACGGCATGACGATCGAAGAAATCAGGAAGATCCGGGACGAGGCGCTGGCGGACGCGGACGCCGCGGCGGACGCCGCCGCCGTCGAGGCGGTGCGCATCAAGTATCTCGGGCGGAAGGGGCTCCTGCCGAGGGTCATGGAGAGCCTCAAGGACCTCGCCCCGGCCGACCGCCCGGAGGCGGGCAAGCTCTCGAACGAGCTCAAGAACGGCCTGGCCGCCCGGCTCGAGGCGCGCAAGCAGTCGCTGCAGCAGGCCGCCCCCGTCCGCGCCGCGGGGCTGGACTGGTCGCTGCCCGGCCGGTGGCGCGGGCTGGGCTCCCGGCATCCCGTCAGCCTCGTCATCGCGCGGGCCGCGGAGATCTTCCGCTCGCTCGGATTCACCGTCGCCGACGGGCCGGACGTGGAGACCGAGTATTACAACTTCGACGCGCTCAACACGCCGGGCGACCACCCGGCGCGCGACTCGCAGGACACGTTCTATTTCTCCTCCGGCCAGCTGCTGCGCACGCAGACCTCGCCCGTGCAGATCCGCGTGATGGAGAAGCAGAAGCCGCCGGTCCGGATCATCGCGCCCGGCCGGTGCTACCGCCGCGACACGACGGACGCGACGCACAGCGCCAATTTCCACCAGATCGAGGGGCTGTACGTGGACCGGAATGTTTCCATGGCCGACCTCAAGGGCGACCTGACGCACTTCGCCCGGCAGATGATGGGGCCGGACGTGCGCGTGCGGTTCCGGCCGCATTTCTTCCCGTTCACCGAGCCGAGCGTCGAGTACGACTTCTCGTGCCACGTCTGCGGCGGGAAGGGCTGCCGGGTGTGCAAGGACAGCGGCTGGATCGAGATCTCCGGCGCCGGCATGGTCAATCCCAAGGTCTTCCGCGCGGTCGGGTACGACCCGGACGAGGTCTCCGGCTACGCCTTCGGCATGGGCGTCGAGCGCATCGCGATGATCCTCTACGGCATCCCGGACATCCGGATGCTCTACGACAACGACGTCCGGTTCCTGGCCCAGTTCTAAACCGCTTTGGCTTGACGCGCCCTCCCGGCGGGGGGATAAAAACGGCTGGGGAGGGCGTCATGTGTTCACGAAACGTCATCCGCTGGTTCGCCATCGCCGGGGTCTGCGCGGCTGTCGGGTTCCCCGCCTTCGCCGCCCGGCTGATCCTGCAGCAGGGCCTCAACGGGTACGCGGGCTCGGGCGACACGTGGCTGGACGAGAGCGCGACGCGCGACAACTACGGCGGCGACTCCAAGCTGACGGTGAAATACAACAGCGGGCCCAAGTCGGATTGCGCCCTGGTCCGGTTCACCCTGCCGGCGGTGTCCCATGACGCCGTGTCGTCGGCGATCCTGGAGCTGTTCTACGTGGAGGCGGTCAGCATGGTCTCGGGGAACGCCATGGGGCTCAAGCCCTATCGCGTGAACGCGGGCCGGAACTGGTTCGAGAACACGCGGAACGGCCAGTCGGGCGAGGGGGCCAGTTGGCGCTATTTCGGCCGGGACGAAGTGGAGACGAATAAGTGGACGTCTGAAGACGGCGGGTGGCAGGACAAAACCGACGACGGCAACAGCAGCAACCTGATCAAGGAAGCCGGGGGCAGCGTGCCGGGCGCGATCGAGCCGAACCACTGGGTGCCGTTCGAGGTCCGGCGGAGCGTGACCAACTGGCTGGGCGGCG
The genomic region above belongs to Kiritimatiellia bacterium and contains:
- the pheS gene encoding phenylalanine--tRNA ligase subunit alpha is translated as MTIEEIRKIRDEALADADAAADAAAVEAVRIKYLGRKGLLPRVMESLKDLAPADRPEAGKLSNELKNGLAARLEARKQSLQQAAPVRAAGLDWSLPGRWRGLGSRHPVSLVIARAAEIFRSLGFTVADGPDVETEYYNFDALNTPGDHPARDSQDTFYFSSGQLLRTQTSPVQIRVMEKQKPPVRIIAPGRCYRRDTTDATHSANFHQIEGLYVDRNVSMADLKGDLTHFARQMMGPDVRVRFRPHFFPFTEPSVEYDFSCHVCGGKGCRVCKDSGWIEISGAGMVNPKVFRAVGYDPDEVSGYAFGMGVERIAMILYGIPDIRMLYDNDVRFLAQF
- a CDS encoding trypsin-like peptidase domain-containing protein, coding for MKRGLRLLLFLVLAASAAARDVRDSIVKIYTVHNTPDYFNPWSMRGPFSSTGSGCVIPGKRILTNAHVVGDQTFIQVRRNGEARRYVARVLAVAHDADLALLAVDDPAFFEGVEPLEFGELPRTQQEVLVYGFPMGGDTLSITKGVVSRIEHQNYTHSSCNLLAIQIDAAINPGNSGGPAVVDGRIVGVAMQAMRQADNIGYLVPAPVIQHLLRDLEDGRRDGIPSLGLMLEDMENPGLRKKYKLPDDRTGVLIVRIAHGSPTEALLREGDVLLSVDGHAIANDGTVEYRPRERTSVSYWIQQHQLEETANLEILRDGEVLPVQVRLTSRMEQDWLVPLDQYDILPTYYIYGGIVFSPLTVNLLQAWGGNWYEKAPRDLVARLGFNMVTPEQDEVVLALRVLAADVNEGYHTVSSWTVETVNGEKVRNLKHLIGRIEGAADDPFIVLENEWGQKLVLDREQAERTGPRILETYRIPQDRSLDLATPAP